The following proteins are co-located in the Pontiella desulfatans genome:
- the pilM gene encoding type IV pilus biogenesis protein PilM, which yields MKADRFIALDIGADFIRLGVFARHASGQLELLDHGSVAIDSDPHIEMAREAVVATALKRLLDERKPTVRKAVVSIEGQSVFSRLVKLPPVAADKVAQTIRHEAVQNIPFPIDEVVWDAHIVDASAPEPEVLLVAVKAELVDGLVHAVSANGLLVERVDVAPAALANAVRATQPTGTGPSLLVDAGKQSTNLVFIDGDRTFFRTLPVAGSMGQRLVQEIERSITFYRSQQGGNAPQRILLAGGLGHLGETESRLGIPVEAFDPLLGVQQSVVVADPGNIAVLAGLARSGGMEINLVPEALEKAHSFRRKQPLFVAGAAAAVLVAGTWIVGLNRLAALAEIENREVRARIQALERVEKKMLPLERRIAELQRQSEVYEGAIERRTFWLDVLVDIRGCLAEGMFVLGSEPILQDESTIGQRITVVSYLDREGKGEDAIIQLRDRLRAKDRFSEKTKVFKRPTKKRFAREFVLDVHFEEGSE from the coding sequence GTGAAAGCGGACAGGTTCATAGCACTGGATATAGGCGCGGATTTCATCCGGTTGGGTGTTTTTGCCCGCCATGCCTCCGGCCAGCTTGAACTGCTCGACCACGGCAGTGTGGCGATCGATTCCGACCCGCATATCGAGATGGCCCGCGAGGCCGTTGTGGCCACGGCGCTGAAGCGGCTGCTGGACGAGCGCAAGCCGACCGTGCGCAAGGCCGTTGTTTCCATCGAGGGCCAATCCGTCTTTTCCCGGCTGGTCAAACTGCCGCCGGTCGCCGCCGACAAGGTTGCGCAGACGATCCGCCATGAAGCCGTTCAGAATATTCCTTTCCCGATCGACGAGGTGGTCTGGGACGCCCATATCGTCGATGCATCGGCCCCGGAACCCGAAGTGCTGCTGGTGGCGGTCAAGGCCGAGCTGGTCGATGGGTTGGTGCATGCGGTCAGTGCCAACGGCCTGCTGGTCGAGCGGGTCGATGTGGCCCCGGCGGCGCTGGCCAATGCCGTGCGGGCAACACAACCCACCGGTACCGGGCCCAGCCTGCTCGTCGATGCCGGCAAGCAATCGACCAACCTCGTCTTCATCGATGGCGACCGCACCTTTTTCCGTACGTTGCCGGTGGCGGGCAGCATGGGGCAACGGCTGGTGCAGGAGATCGAGCGCTCCATCACCTTTTATCGGAGCCAGCAGGGGGGCAATGCCCCGCAGCGCATCCTGCTGGCGGGCGGGCTCGGCCATCTTGGCGAAACGGAGAGCCGGCTCGGCATCCCCGTGGAAGCGTTCGACCCGTTGCTGGGCGTTCAGCAAAGCGTAGTGGTTGCCGATCCTGGCAACATCGCGGTTTTGGCGGGCTTGGCCCGGTCGGGCGGGATGGAAATCAACCTCGTGCCGGAAGCGCTGGAAAAGGCGCATAGCTTCCGCCGGAAGCAGCCGCTGTTCGTCGCCGGTGCCGCCGCCGCTGTGCTGGTGGCCGGCACATGGATTGTTGGACTCAACCGGCTGGCTGCCCTTGCGGAGATCGAGAACCGCGAGGTGCGTGCCCGAATCCAGGCCTTGGAGCGCGTTGAAAAAAAGATGCTACCCCTGGAGCGCAGGATTGCCGAATTGCAGCGCCAATCCGAAGTCTATGAGGGCGCCATTGAGCGCCGTACCTTCTGGCTGGATGTGCTGGTGGATATCCGCGGTTGTCTGGCCGAAGGCATGTTCGTGCTCGGAAGCGAGCCTATCCTGCAGGATGAAAGCACCATCGGGCAGCGAATTACGGTGGTGAGCTATCTCGACCGGGAGGGCAAGGGAGAGGATGCCATTATCCAGCTCCGCGACCGCCTGCGTGCGAAGGATCGGTTCAGTGAAAAAACGAAGGTGTTCAAGCGGCCGACCAAAAAGCGGTTTGCCCGGGAGTTTGTGCTCGATGTCCATTTCGAGGAGGGCTCGGAATGA
- the trpC gene encoding indole-3-glycerol phosphate synthase TrpC, whose product MNILEQICADKRVEIEERKKLVSLADLQAQAVESRPDFVEALRATPMGLIAEVKRKSPSAGLIRDPFSPSGIARGYEANGASAVSCLMDHTYFGGGAEDFAEVREAIGLPMLYKEFVVDSWQIAHAKTMGASAVLLIVGALTDGELATFLKEIRGIGLQPLVEVHDKEEMLRAIDVGSDCIGINNRNLKTFVTTLDTTFELAAMAPAGCTLVSESGIKAPEDVVQLKEAGAHAILVGESLLRETDPGVAAAHLLSLI is encoded by the coding sequence ATGAACATTCTCGAACAAATCTGCGCGGACAAGCGTGTTGAAATTGAAGAACGGAAGAAGCTCGTTTCGCTCGCTGACCTGCAGGCGCAGGCGGTTGAAAGCCGCCCAGACTTCGTTGAGGCGCTGCGGGCAACGCCGATGGGGCTGATTGCGGAAGTGAAGCGTAAGTCGCCGTCGGCCGGGCTGATCCGCGATCCGTTCAGTCCGTCGGGCATCGCCCGGGGCTACGAGGCCAACGGGGCCAGCGCGGTTTCGTGCCTGATGGACCACACATATTTCGGCGGCGGGGCGGAGGATTTTGCGGAGGTCCGCGAGGCCATTGGCTTGCCGATGCTCTACAAGGAGTTCGTGGTTGATTCCTGGCAGATTGCCCATGCCAAGACCATGGGGGCGTCGGCGGTGCTGCTGATTGTGGGCGCGCTGACGGATGGCGAACTGGCCACCTTCCTGAAGGAAATCCGAGGAATCGGGCTCCAGCCGCTGGTGGAGGTGCACGACAAGGAGGAGATGCTCCGCGCCATCGATGTGGGATCGGACTGCATCGGCATCAACAACCGCAACCTGAAAACCTTCGTGACCACGCTCGACACCACGTTCGAGCTGGCGGCCATGGCGCCGGCTGGCTGCACCCTGGTTAGCGAAAGCGGTATAAAGGCTCCGGAGGACGTCGTGCAGCTTAAAGAGGCCGGCGCGCATGCGATCCTGGTGGGCGAAAGCCTGCTGCGCGAAACCGATCCCGGCGTGGCGGCGGCACATCTGTTGAGTCTGATTTAA
- a CDS encoding formylglycine-generating enzyme family protein — translation MPLQSSRRNSTLLFCCSVIALMVAANTHASITLSNVSAAQREGTRLVDIHYDVSSISGSSVHVSLIVSNGSTRVSTTDLGTVSVGTGLHAFWEGGTELNGVVVSNLSITVQASDPVPSEMALVPAGDPFFMDAFEVDKELWQSVYNWAVANQFSINTTFESRASGHPIVKVDWYDAVIWCNARSQKEGLVPVYETSTGSVYKNRLFGEPEIGSGNGFRLPTNGEWEFAARGGLQNQRFPWGDEIAHTNANYQSSSSYSYDVSDTSPPGWHPDFDDGSRPHTSPVGYFEANGYGLYDMAGNVYEWCWGTGLSRAIRGGSWDHYAPYARCSDVSTTAPSIFQDTIGFRTVRDTTLASESVSVVFDARDYELTVVSDFGSPVPAAGTAAYAWRSTVTCSVDTVVDVGGTNFTCIGWTGTGSVPASGSSNRIVVVLDDLASSIVWSWASDDTDGDGLNDDWERDYFLNLSQAATNDFDSDGQDNLSEYIAGTIPTNPASLFKLSASPVSGNFILEWPTASNRVYNIHWTPNLKHTQFTPFETNIAYPRNSATVTPTQAQGFFKADVKK, via the coding sequence TTGCCCCTCCAGTCGTCGAGGAGGAACTCGACTCTCCTTTTTTGCTGTTCCGTCATCGCCCTGATGGTTGCCGCCAACACCCATGCATCCATCACGCTCTCCAACGTGTCCGCCGCCCAGCGCGAAGGAACCAGACTGGTAGACATCCACTACGATGTTTCCAGCATCTCCGGTTCAAGCGTCCATGTTTCACTCATTGTTTCAAACGGTTCAACCCGGGTATCAACAACCGATCTGGGCACCGTGTCCGTAGGCACCGGCCTGCATGCGTTCTGGGAGGGCGGCACCGAGCTGAATGGCGTTGTGGTCTCCAATCTTTCCATCACGGTGCAGGCCTCCGATCCCGTTCCATCCGAAATGGCGCTTGTTCCAGCGGGAGATCCTTTTTTCATGGATGCGTTCGAAGTGGATAAGGAGCTCTGGCAATCCGTTTACAACTGGGCCGTGGCCAATCAGTTTTCCATAAACACAACTTTTGAATCTCGCGCATCCGGGCATCCAATCGTGAAGGTCGATTGGTACGACGCCGTCATCTGGTGCAACGCCCGTAGCCAGAAGGAAGGGCTGGTTCCCGTTTATGAAACTTCAACCGGATCCGTTTACAAGAACCGTCTTTTTGGCGAACCGGAAATCGGCTCGGGCAATGGATTCCGGCTGCCCACCAACGGGGAATGGGAATTTGCCGCGCGCGGCGGCTTGCAAAACCAACGTTTCCCGTGGGGCGATGAAATTGCGCACACCAACGCCAACTATCAAAGCTCATCCTCCTACAGCTACGATGTGAGCGATACCTCTCCTCCCGGATGGCATCCGGACTTCGACGATGGCTCCCGTCCGCACACCAGTCCCGTCGGCTATTTCGAAGCCAACGGATATGGCCTATACGACATGGCCGGCAACGTATACGAGTGGTGCTGGGGAACAGGATTGTCGAGAGCCATTCGCGGCGGAAGTTGGGATCATTATGCACCCTACGCGCGATGTAGCGATGTCAGTACGACAGCACCCTCCATTTTTCAGGACACGATCGGTTTCCGCACCGTCCGTGACACAACGTTGGCCTCGGAATCCGTATCTGTAGTTTTCGACGCGCGCGATTATGAACTCACCGTCGTGTCCGATTTCGGCTCGCCGGTTCCCGCTGCTGGAACCGCGGCCTATGCCTGGAGGTCGACGGTCACCTGTTCCGTGGATACCGTTGTTGATGTCGGCGGCACCAATTTCACCTGCATCGGTTGGACGGGCACCGGCAGTGTTCCGGCATCCGGCAGTTCCAACCGCATCGTGGTGGTCTTGGACGACCTTGCCTCCTCCATCGTTTGGAGCTGGGCCAGCGACGACACCGACGGCGATGGCCTGAACGATGACTGGGAACGCGATTATTTCCTGAACCTCTCCCAGGCCGCCACCAACGATTTCGATTCCGACGGCCAGGACAACCTGTCCGAATACATTGCCGGAACCATCCCCACCAATCCCGCCTCGCTGTTCAAGCTCTCGGCCAGCCCCGTCTCCGGCAACTTCATCCTCGAATGGCCGACCGCCTCCAACCGCGTCTACAACATCCACTGGACGCCCAATCTCAAGCACACGCAGTTCACCCCCTTCGAAACCAACATCGCCTACCCCCGCAACTCCGCCACCGTCACCCCGACCCAGGCACAAGGCTTCTTCAAGGCCGATGTGAAGAAATAG
- a CDS encoding Amuc_1099 family pilus-like system protein, with translation MKTSRKAFLGIEGMVLLCLLIALVVSLVAVGRQVVSGKARLAARAWASPSRERPAEALDFGALERAVAATERPVQSDASHLGLLVSELRVVAIGSAYPIPYEAEVCPYSNIPQPAMNQLDRDGDGITDDWELKYGLDKYNVADALTDLDGDGFTNLEEFRFKSDPRDAGSHPPYALKLRFVKRRDIPFPAVFQGESELPDGKLVFQINTPSDGNTYFKMVGEDLGEGLRDEIHEDLKSALKGIVVQRFIPGQAFGETGRLVVRRGESEIVLEKGKTTADPESEVELINILDRTPIIATMGALLSLHSDEYTVLSVHPDKVVVKHLETEEVFDIVGLAEGGLGGSPEDLE, from the coding sequence ATGAAGACGTCCCGCAAGGCTTTCCTGGGGATCGAAGGCATGGTGTTGCTTTGCCTGTTGATCGCTTTGGTTGTGTCGTTGGTTGCCGTTGGCAGGCAGGTCGTCTCGGGCAAGGCCCGCCTGGCCGCCCGCGCCTGGGCAAGCCCAAGCCGTGAACGCCCGGCCGAAGCGTTGGATTTCGGAGCCCTGGAACGTGCCGTCGCCGCAACGGAGCGCCCGGTTCAGTCGGATGCTTCCCATCTGGGCCTGTTGGTCAGTGAATTGCGGGTTGTGGCGATCGGCAGCGCCTACCCCATTCCCTACGAGGCGGAGGTCTGCCCCTATTCGAACATCCCACAACCCGCAATGAACCAACTGGATCGCGACGGCGACGGCATTACCGACGACTGGGAGCTTAAATATGGACTGGACAAATATAATGTCGCGGACGCGCTGACCGATCTGGACGGCGATGGGTTTACCAATCTTGAGGAGTTCCGTTTTAAGAGCGACCCCCGGGATGCCGGCTCCCATCCCCCGTATGCCTTGAAGCTGCGGTTTGTCAAACGGCGCGATATTCCGTTTCCGGCCGTGTTCCAGGGGGAGAGCGAATTGCCCGATGGGAAGCTGGTTTTCCAGATAAACACACCTTCCGACGGCAACACCTATTTCAAAATGGTGGGCGAGGATCTGGGTGAAGGGCTGCGTGATGAGATCCATGAGGATTTGAAGAGCGCCCTGAAAGGCATTGTCGTTCAACGCTTTATCCCCGGGCAGGCATTCGGTGAAACCGGACGGCTTGTGGTCCGGCGCGGCGAATCGGAAATTGTGCTCGAAAAGGGCAAAACGACCGCCGATCCAGAAAGTGAAGTTGAGTTGATTAATATTCTTGATCGCACTCCCATAATCGCTACTATGGGCGCGTTATTATCTTTGCATAGTGACGAGTACACGGTTCTGAGTGTGCATCCCGACAAGGTCGTGGTGAAGCATTTGGAAACCGAAGAAGTGTTCGACATTGTCGGTTTGGCCGAAGGCGGGCTAGGTGGTTCGCCGGAGGATTTAGAATAG
- a CDS encoding Amuc_1100 family pilus-like protein yields MNFEKNKLLIMGGGLCAMLLVAELVFLVLGNVRLGNEKRALKSSYRQLERLHDRQPFPSEENIGAVQENLDKLEYEAGELAAALMRDPLPQDSIEAADFSARAQDVIERFRKMALQEGVVLPDSLEVGFAQYASGGSVPANPHVPRLSRQLYSVERVAEVLVRSGVGSIDSLTRETFEEEALPPPNQERRRRPSRPANPEERPRARMLLASEVHPEGLYYTERVGVSFTAKEDVVWRVLDRFAAAPHFIVVSGFSHTTKSNILAYNPDLVKRAGETDDETLRYLSEGILVGKKALSRPERIIAGNDDVQVSMVVDVYNFGAEGEGR; encoded by the coding sequence ATGAATTTCGAGAAAAACAAACTGTTGATCATGGGCGGCGGCCTCTGTGCCATGCTCCTCGTTGCCGAATTGGTTTTCCTGGTTCTGGGCAATGTCAGGCTGGGCAACGAGAAGCGGGCGCTGAAAAGCAGCTATCGCCAACTTGAGCGGTTGCACGACCGTCAGCCCTTCCCTTCGGAGGAAAATATCGGAGCCGTGCAGGAAAACCTGGACAAGCTGGAATATGAAGCCGGCGAGCTGGCGGCGGCCCTCATGCGGGATCCGCTTCCGCAGGACAGCATCGAGGCGGCCGATTTTTCGGCGCGTGCGCAGGATGTGATTGAACGGTTCCGGAAAATGGCGCTGCAGGAGGGGGTCGTTTTGCCGGATTCGCTGGAGGTCGGGTTTGCCCAGTATGCCAGTGGCGGTTCCGTGCCGGCCAACCCGCACGTGCCGCGCCTTTCGCGCCAGCTCTATTCGGTCGAGCGCGTTGCCGAGGTGCTGGTTCGTAGCGGTGTGGGCTCCATCGACAGCCTCACGCGCGAAACGTTCGAGGAGGAAGCTTTGCCGCCGCCGAACCAGGAGCGTCGCCGCCGGCCAAGCCGTCCGGCCAATCCAGAGGAGAGACCCCGGGCGCGTATGTTGCTGGCCTCGGAAGTCCATCCCGAAGGCCTCTACTATACGGAGCGCGTGGGGGTTTCCTTCACGGCCAAGGAGGATGTGGTTTGGCGCGTACTCGACCGGTTCGCCGCCGCCCCGCATTTCATCGTTGTATCCGGGTTTTCGCATACCACGAAATCGAACATCCTCGCCTACAATCCCGACCTGGTGAAGCGCGCCGGCGAAACGGACGATGAAACCCTGCGCTATCTTTCCGAGGGCATCCTGGTCGGGAAAAAGGCGCTCTCGCGTCCCGAGCGGATTATCGCCGGCAATGATGACGTTCAGGTGTCCATGGTGGTGGATGTCTACAACTTCGGTGCGGAAGGGGAGGGCCGATGA
- the prfB gene encoding peptide chain release factor 2: MTQDELKNKIDEFRGQLSEMEGYLAIAAKRAELEALEAEAAGPDFWNDQNKAQANIAATKGLKLVLDPFDAISAGLDDAGVMLELAEAGEDEALAEAAAEIAKVESGFQSLEMQSLLGGEFDGNGAYLTLHAGAGGTESCDWADMLYRMFTRYAERKEFKVQIMDYQAGDEAGIKSVSVLISGAYAYGLLKSERGVHRLVRISPFDSQSRRHTSFVAVDVTPEIDDDIDIEIVESELRIDTYRAQGAGGQHVNTTDSAVRIVHLPTGTVVQCQAERSQHKNKAAAMKMLKARLYEHEQDKQRQAVEQLYGDKGEIAWGSQIRSYVLQPYTQVKDHRTDEVVGNAQGVLDGNLDPFIEAYLKKNR, translated from the coding sequence ATGACCCAAGACGAACTGAAAAACAAGATAGATGAATTCCGGGGCCAGCTTTCCGAGATGGAGGGCTATCTGGCGATTGCCGCCAAGCGCGCGGAGCTTGAAGCGCTCGAGGCCGAGGCGGCCGGGCCGGATTTCTGGAACGACCAGAACAAGGCGCAGGCCAACATTGCCGCGACCAAGGGGCTCAAGCTGGTGCTCGACCCGTTCGATGCGATCAGCGCCGGGCTCGACGATGCAGGGGTGATGCTGGAGCTGGCCGAGGCGGGCGAGGATGAGGCGCTGGCCGAGGCCGCCGCCGAAATCGCCAAGGTCGAGAGTGGGTTCCAGTCGCTGGAAATGCAGTCGCTGCTCGGCGGCGAGTTCGATGGCAACGGGGCCTACCTGACGTTGCACGCCGGGGCGGGGGGCACGGAGAGCTGCGACTGGGCGGATATGCTCTACCGCATGTTCACGCGCTATGCCGAGCGCAAGGAGTTCAAGGTTCAGATCATGGACTACCAGGCCGGGGATGAAGCGGGCATCAAGAGCGTGTCGGTGTTGATTTCCGGTGCGTATGCCTATGGCCTGCTGAAGTCCGAACGCGGGGTGCACCGGCTGGTGCGCATCAGCCCGTTCGATTCGCAGTCGCGCCGCCACACCTCGTTTGTCGCTGTCGACGTGACGCCGGAGATCGATGACGACATCGATATCGAAATCGTGGAGTCCGAGTTGCGCATCGATACCTACCGGGCCCAAGGTGCGGGAGGGCAGCACGTCAACACCACCGATTCGGCGGTGCGTATCGTCCACTTGCCGACCGGCACGGTGGTGCAGTGCCAGGCCGAGCGTTCGCAGCATAAGAACAAGGCCGCCGCCATGAAAATGCTCAAGGCGCGGCTCTATGAACACGAGCAGGACAAGCAGCGCCAGGCCGTCGAACAGCTCTACGGCGACAAGGGCGAAATTGCCTGGGGCTCGCAAATCCGCTCCTATGTCCTTCAGCCGTATACGCAGGTGAAGGACCACCGCACCGACGAGGTGGTCGGCAACGCCCAAGGGGTGCTCGACGGCAACCTCGATCCGTTCATTGAGGCGTATCTCAAGAAGAATAGATAG